A window of Streptomyces gilvosporeus contains these coding sequences:
- a CDS encoding MarP family serine protease, translated as MNVLDILLLVAAVWFAIVGYRQGFVVGILSVIGFLGGGLVAVYLLPVIWNEITGDATPGTFAAIAAVAIVIVCASVGQALTTHLGNKLRRHITWSPARALDATGGALVNVMAMLLVAWLIGSALAGTSLPTLGKEVRNSKVLLGVSRVLPQQANSWFADFSSALAQNGFPQVFTPFSNEPITSVPAPDPRLAGGPVAQDAKRSIVKIVGTAPSCGKVLEGSGFVFGRHRVMTNAHVVGGVTRPTVQVGGEGRQYDARVVLYDWQRDIAVLDVPSLDAPSLRFSGQDASSGKSAIVAGFPENGGYDVRAARIRGRIQANGPDIYHRGTVARDVYSLYATVRQGNSGGPLLTPKGDVYGVVFAKSLDDSHTGYALTADEIHEDITKGRTAVREVSSQGCAI; from the coding sequence GTGAACGTCCTGGACATCCTTCTGCTGGTCGCCGCCGTGTGGTTCGCGATCGTCGGCTATCGGCAAGGCTTTGTCGTCGGCATCCTGTCGGTGATCGGCTTCCTCGGAGGCGGCCTGGTCGCGGTGTATCTGCTGCCGGTGATCTGGAACGAGATCACCGGGGATGCGACGCCCGGCACCTTCGCCGCCATCGCGGCGGTCGCCATCGTGATCGTGTGCGCCTCGGTGGGCCAGGCGCTCACCACCCATCTGGGCAACAAACTGCGCCGGCACATCACCTGGTCACCGGCGCGGGCGCTGGACGCGACCGGCGGCGCGCTGGTCAACGTCATGGCGATGCTGCTGGTCGCCTGGCTGATCGGCTCCGCCCTGGCCGGCACGTCCCTGCCGACGCTCGGCAAGGAGGTGCGCAACTCCAAGGTGCTGCTCGGGGTGTCCAGGGTGCTGCCCCAGCAGGCCAACAGCTGGTTCGCGGACTTCTCCTCCGCGCTCGCGCAGAACGGCTTCCCGCAGGTCTTCACGCCGTTCTCCAACGAACCGATCACCTCTGTGCCCGCGCCCGATCCCCGGCTCGCGGGCGGCCCGGTGGCGCAGGACGCCAAGCGCAGCATCGTCAAGATCGTCGGTACGGCGCCCAGCTGCGGCAAGGTCCTCGAAGGCAGCGGTTTCGTCTTCGGCAGGCACCGCGTGATGACCAACGCGCATGTCGTCGGTGGCGTCACCCGCCCGACCGTCCAGGTGGGCGGCGAGGGCCGGCAGTACGACGCCAGGGTCGTGCTCTACGACTGGCAGCGCGATATCGCCGTCCTGGACGTGCCCTCGCTGGACGCCCCGTCGCTGAGGTTCTCCGGTCAGGACGCGAGCAGCGGCAAGAGCGCCATCGTCGCCGGCTTCCCGGAGAACGGCGGCTATGACGTCCGCGCGGCCCGTATCCGCGGCCGTATCCAGGCCAACGGCCCCGACATCTACCACCGCGGCACGGTCGCCAGGGACGTCTACTCCCTCTACGCCACCGTGCGGCAGGGCAACTCCGGCGGGCCGCTGCTCACCCCCAAGGGTGATGTCTACGGCGTCGTCTTCGCCAAGTCGCTGGACGACTCCCACACCGGCTACGCACTGACCGCCGACGAGATCCACGAGGACATCACCAAGGGGCGCACGGCGGTGCGGGAGGTCAGCAGCCAGGGCTGCGCGATCTGA
- a CDS encoding alpha/beta fold hydrolase — MTAPDSTASVVRLGVPGDHEVTHRDVAANGARFHIAEMGDGPLVLLLHGFPQFWWTWRHQLPALAEAGFRAVAMDLRGVGGSDRTPRGYDPANLALDITGVVRSLGEPDAALVGHDLGGYLAWTAAVMRPKLVRRLAVSSMPHPRRWRSAMVADVRQSARSSHIWNFQRPWLPERRLTADDAALVGRMIRDWSGPRLPEDDTVEVYRRAMCIPSTAHCSIEPYRWMVRSLARPDGIQFNRRMKMPVRVPTLHLHGSLDPVMRTRSAAGSGQYVEAPYRWRLFDGLGHFPHEEDPVAFSTELINWLKDPEPDR, encoded by the coding sequence ATGACAGCCCCTGACAGCACCGCCTCGGTCGTACGCCTGGGCGTCCCGGGTGACCACGAGGTGACGCACCGGGACGTCGCGGCCAATGGCGCCCGGTTCCACATCGCCGAGATGGGCGACGGCCCCTTGGTGCTGCTGCTGCACGGCTTCCCGCAGTTCTGGTGGACCTGGCGCCACCAGCTGCCCGCGCTCGCCGAGGCAGGCTTCCGGGCGGTCGCCATGGATCTGCGCGGCGTCGGCGGCAGCGACCGCACCCCGCGCGGCTACGACCCGGCGAACCTCGCCCTCGACATCACCGGCGTCGTCCGGTCCCTGGGCGAGCCGGACGCCGCGCTGGTCGGGCACGATCTCGGCGGCTATCTGGCCTGGACCGCGGCGGTGATGCGCCCCAAGCTGGTGCGCCGGCTCGCGGTGTCCTCAATGCCCCATCCGCGGCGCTGGCGCTCGGCCATGGTCGCCGACGTACGGCAGAGCGCCCGCAGCTCGCACATCTGGAACTTCCAGCGCCCCTGGCTGCCCGAGCGGCGCCTGACGGCGGACGATGCGGCGCTGGTGGGCCGGATGATCCGCGACTGGTCCGGGCCCCGGCTGCCCGAGGACGACACCGTCGAGGTCTACCGGCGGGCGATGTGCATCCCCTCGACGGCGCACTGCTCGATCGAGCCGTACCGCTGGATGGTGCGCTCGCTGGCCCGCCCCGACGGCATCCAGTTCAACCGCCGCATGAAGATGCCGGTCCGCGTCCCCACCCTCCACCTGCACGGATCCCTCGATCCGGTCATGCGCACCCGCAGCGCCGCCGGCTCCGGCCAGTACGTGGAGGCCCCCTACCGCTGGCGGCTCTTCGACGGACTGGGGCACTTCCCCCATGAGGAGGACCCGGTCGCCTTCTCCACGGAACTGATCAACTGGCTCAAGGACCCCGAACCCGACCGCTGA
- a CDS encoding phage holin family protein, whose amino-acid sequence MSAADGSTDRSLGQLVATATAEMSALVHDEIALAKAELRQDAKRAGIGGAAFVVAGALALFALPVLSFAAAYGIHNLGLGLAWSFLIVGGAFLVVAALLVLIALAKIKKIKKPEKSINSAKETAAVLQKAKPHPRVAAEDHPVLESVTRSSV is encoded by the coding sequence ATGAGCGCAGCCGACGGCAGCACGGACCGCAGCCTCGGGCAGCTGGTGGCCACGGCCACCGCCGAGATGTCCGCACTGGTCCACGACGAGATCGCGCTGGCGAAGGCGGAGCTGCGGCAGGACGCCAAGCGGGCCGGCATCGGCGGCGCCGCGTTCGTGGTGGCCGGTGCGCTGGCGCTGTTCGCGCTGCCGGTGCTCAGCTTCGCGGCGGCCTACGGCATCCACAACCTCGGCCTCGGGCTCGCCTGGTCCTTTCTGATCGTGGGCGGCGCCTTCCTCGTCGTGGCCGCGTTGCTGGTCCTGATCGCACTGGCCAAGATCAAGAAGATCAAGAAGCCGGAGAAGTCGATCAACTCCGCCAAGGAGACCGCGGCCGTACTGCAGAAGGCCAAGCCGCACCCGCGCGTCGCGGCGGAGGACCACCCGGTCCTGGAGTCTGTGACACGCTCATCGGTATGA
- the nhaA gene encoding Na+/H+ antiporter NhaA, with product MSPAPSKIRRPPFLGRLSLPERNFVADALRTETVGGVLLLVAAVVALIWSNTLGGSYAAVRDFHLGPASLGLDLSVQHWAANGLLALFFFVAGIELKRELVAGELRDPKAAALPVIAAICGMAMPAVVYAVVNGIGGGSLHGWAVPTATDIAFALAVLAVIGTSLPASLRAFLLTLAVVDDLFAILIIAVFFTSQIHFLALGGAVVGLLIFYVLLRKGVRGWYVYVPLALVIWALMENSGVHATIAGVAMGLMLRCHRRDGESGSPGEHIEHLVRPLSAGLAVPLFALFSAGVSVSGGAVHEVFTRPETLGVVLGLVVGKALGVFGGTWVTARFTKAELNPDLKWPDVFAVATLAGIGFTVSLLIGELAFADDPALTAEIKAAVLIGSLLAAVCAAVLLKLRNNKYRALCADEDRDEDQDGIPDIYQLGKPEYHLRMAAIHEAKAAEHRRLAEVAAVRHAGDEGPA from the coding sequence GTGAGCCCCGCGCCCTCGAAGATCCGTCGCCCCCCGTTCCTGGGACGGCTCTCGCTGCCCGAGCGGAACTTCGTCGCGGATGCGCTGCGCACCGAGACCGTCGGCGGCGTACTCCTTCTCGTCGCCGCCGTTGTGGCCCTGATCTGGTCAAACACCCTCGGCGGCAGCTATGCGGCAGTCCGCGACTTCCACCTCGGCCCGGCCTCGCTGGGCCTGGACCTGTCCGTCCAGCACTGGGCCGCCAACGGCCTGCTCGCGCTGTTCTTCTTCGTCGCCGGCATCGAGCTCAAACGCGAGCTGGTCGCCGGTGAACTGCGCGACCCCAAGGCCGCCGCCCTCCCGGTGATCGCCGCGATCTGCGGTATGGCGATGCCCGCGGTCGTCTACGCCGTCGTCAACGGCATCGGCGGCGGCTCGCTCCACGGCTGGGCGGTCCCCACCGCCACCGACATCGCCTTCGCGCTCGCCGTCCTCGCCGTCATCGGCACCTCCCTGCCCGCCTCGCTGCGCGCCTTCCTGCTCACCCTCGCCGTCGTCGACGACCTCTTCGCGATCCTGATCATCGCGGTCTTCTTCACCTCGCAGATCCACTTCCTGGCGCTCGGCGGCGCCGTCGTCGGCCTGCTGATCTTCTATGTGCTGCTCCGCAAGGGCGTCCGCGGCTGGTACGTCTACGTCCCGCTGGCCCTGGTCATCTGGGCCCTGATGGAGAACAGCGGGGTGCACGCCACCATCGCGGGCGTGGCGATGGGCCTGATGCTGCGCTGCCACCGCCGCGACGGCGAGTCCGGCTCACCGGGCGAGCACATCGAGCATCTGGTCCGCCCGCTCTCGGCCGGCCTTGCGGTACCGCTGTTCGCCCTCTTCTCGGCGGGTGTGTCCGTCTCCGGCGGCGCGGTCCACGAGGTCTTCACCCGCCCCGAGACGCTCGGCGTCGTCCTGGGCCTGGTGGTCGGCAAGGCGCTGGGGGTCTTCGGCGGCACCTGGGTCACCGCCCGCTTCACCAAGGCCGAGCTCAACCCCGACCTGAAGTGGCCGGATGTGTTCGCCGTCGCCACCCTGGCCGGCATCGGCTTCACCGTCTCGCTGCTCATCGGCGAACTGGCCTTCGCCGACGACCCCGCGCTCACCGCCGAGATCAAGGCCGCCGTGCTGATCGGCTCGCTGCTCGCCGCCGTCTGCGCGGCCGTCCTCCTCAAGCTGCGCAACAACAAGTACCGCGCGCTGTGCGCGGACGAGGACCGCGACGAGGACCAGGACGGCATCCCCGACATCTACCAACTCGGCAAGCCCGAATACCACTTGCGGATGGCCGCGATCCACGAGGCCAAGGCCGCCGAACACCGCCGTCTTGCCGAAGTGGCCGCCGTGCGCCACGCCGGGGACGAAGGTCCGGCATGA
- the acs gene encoding acetate--CoA ligase has product MSNESLANLLKEERRFAPPADLAAHANVTAAAYEKAAADRLGFWAEQAKRLNWAVEPTETLDWSNPPFAKWFADGKLNVAYNCVDRHVENGLGDRIAIHFEGEGGDTRALTYADLQREVSKAANALVELGVQTGDRVAIYMPMIPETVVAMLACARLGAPHSVVFGGFSADALATRIEDADARVVITADGGYRRGKPSALKPAVDEALTRPGTQNVRSVLVVRRTGQEGIDWHEGRDVWWHEIVERQSEAHTPEAFDAEHPLFILYTSGTTGKPKGILHTTGGYLTQVSYTHHAVFDLKPETDVFWCTADVGWVTGHSYITYGPLSNGATQVLYEGTPDTPHQGRWWEIVQKYGVTILYTAPTAIRACMKWGDDIPAKFDLSSLRVLGSVGEPINPEAWMWYRKHIGADRTPIVDTWWQTETGAMMLSPLPGITETKPGSAQLPLPGIAATVVDDDAREVPNGSGGYLVLTEPWPSMLRTIWGDDQRYLDTYWSRFEGKYFAGDGAKKDDDGDIWLLGRVDDVMLVSGHNISTTEVESALVSHPKVAEAAVVGATDPQTTQAICAFVILRGGAAEDEGLTDELRTHVAHQLGPIAKPKRIMAVAELPKTRSGKIMRRLLRDVAENRDLGDVTTLTDSSVMDLIQAKLPSAASED; this is encoded by the coding sequence GTGAGCAACGAAAGCCTGGCCAACCTGCTCAAGGAGGAGCGGCGGTTTGCACCGCCCGCCGATCTGGCCGCGCATGCCAACGTCACGGCTGCCGCGTACGAGAAGGCCGCGGCGGACCGGCTGGGCTTCTGGGCCGAGCAGGCCAAACGCCTCAACTGGGCGGTGGAGCCCACCGAAACACTCGACTGGTCCAACCCGCCCTTCGCCAAGTGGTTCGCCGACGGCAAGCTCAACGTCGCCTACAACTGTGTGGACCGGCATGTGGAGAACGGCCTGGGTGACCGGATCGCCATCCACTTCGAGGGCGAGGGCGGCGACACCCGCGCGCTCACCTACGCCGACCTCCAGCGCGAGGTCTCCAAGGCCGCCAACGCCCTCGTCGAGCTGGGCGTGCAGACCGGCGACCGGGTCGCGATCTACATGCCGATGATCCCGGAGACGGTCGTCGCCATGCTGGCCTGCGCCCGTCTGGGCGCCCCGCATTCGGTGGTCTTCGGCGGTTTCTCCGCGGACGCGCTGGCCACCCGCATCGAGGACGCCGACGCCCGCGTGGTGATCACCGCCGACGGCGGCTACCGCCGCGGCAAGCCCTCGGCCCTCAAGCCCGCCGTGGACGAGGCCCTGACCAGGCCCGGCACCCAGAACGTCCGCAGCGTGCTGGTCGTGCGCCGTACGGGCCAGGAGGGCATCGACTGGCACGAAGGCCGGGACGTGTGGTGGCACGAGATCGTCGAGCGGCAGAGCGAGGCCCACACGCCCGAGGCGTTCGACGCCGAGCACCCGCTGTTCATCCTCTACACCTCCGGGACGACGGGTAAGCCCAAGGGCATCCTGCACACCACCGGCGGCTACCTCACCCAGGTGTCGTACACCCACCACGCCGTCTTCGACCTCAAGCCGGAGACCGACGTCTTCTGGTGCACGGCCGACGTCGGCTGGGTGACCGGCCACTCGTACATCACCTACGGCCCGCTCTCCAACGGTGCGACGCAGGTGCTCTACGAGGGCACGCCCGACACCCCGCACCAGGGCCGCTGGTGGGAGATCGTCCAGAAGTACGGCGTGACGATCCTCTACACCGCGCCGACCGCCATCCGCGCCTGCATGAAGTGGGGCGATGACATCCCGGCGAAGTTCGATCTGTCCTCGCTGCGGGTCCTGGGGTCGGTCGGCGAGCCGATCAACCCCGAGGCGTGGATGTGGTACCGCAAGCACATCGGCGCCGACCGCACGCCGATCGTCGACACCTGGTGGCAGACCGAGACCGGCGCGATGATGCTCAGCCCGCTGCCCGGCATCACGGAGACCAAGCCGGGCTCGGCGCAGCTGCCGCTGCCCGGTATCGCGGCGACCGTGGTGGACGACGACGCCCGCGAGGTCCCCAACGGCTCCGGCGGCTATCTGGTCCTCACCGAGCCGTGGCCGTCGATGCTGCGCACCATCTGGGGCGACGACCAGCGCTATCTGGACACCTACTGGTCGCGTTTCGAGGGCAAGTACTTCGCCGGCGACGGCGCCAAGAAGGACGACGACGGCGACATCTGGCTGCTGGGCCGGGTGGACGACGTCATGCTCGTCTCGGGCCACAACATCTCCACCACCGAGGTCGAGTCCGCGCTGGTCTCGCACCCCAAGGTGGCCGAGGCCGCGGTCGTCGGCGCCACCGACCCGCAGACCACCCAGGCGATCTGCGCCTTTGTCATCCTGCGCGGCGGCGCGGCCGAGGACGAGGGCCTGACCGACGAGCTGCGCACCCATGTCGCCCACCAGCTCGGCCCGATCGCCAAGCCCAAGCGGATCATGGCGGTCGCGGAGCTGCCCAAGACCCGCTCCGGCAAGATCATGCGGCGACTGCTGCGCGATGTGGCCGAAAACCGCGACCTCGGTGATGTCACCACCCTCACCGATTCCTCGGTCATGGACCTGATCCAGGCGAAGCTGCCGAGCGCGGCGAGCGAGGACTGA